In Setaria viridis chromosome 5, Setaria_viridis_v4.0, whole genome shotgun sequence, the genomic stretch AGGCGAGATTAAATCCTAATTAGGCTGCTTTAATAATCGTGCAAATTTTTTAGGAAGGACCACCGGAGCACTTCTCTATGTCAAATATCAAAGTGGCTGCTCTCTCTATTCGTAAATATAAGCACTTCTAGCAATTTTAGGATCAATTAAGCTAGAAGATAAAAGTTCATAATGTCCCTAATTAAACACAAGGAATTACGCCTGATTAATATACTTGCAGGCTGATTGTTGGCTAATCCATACCATAAACAGCTAATTTAGTTGGTTTGCACGGGATACATTAAAAGTGGagaatgagagagagagagataacacacatgattaatttattgCTCGCAGGGTTGGAAATCTTTAATTCTTAGACATGCTTGTATTTTTAGGGATAAATTTTGAAGGCTTCGAATGCTTATATTTAGAGGTGGAGGGATTCGTTTGGATAAACCATTCCTCCTATCTAGGCTGGAGGTACTGACAGAGACATGACAAGTTGGTGCAACGTGCTCTGGTGGTAAGTGGAAAAGTCATAGTATGCATTTTGCCGTAAACAGAAAATTTTTGAAATATCATGGTTTATTTTTCTATGTAACGGTACAAGTGTTTGATAAAATAACATATTCCTCCCTTCGAAAACCAAATATTTAGGATAAAGAAGCTAAGGAGCCAACAAATTCTCTCTGCTGACAAACAGAAGCATACTGGCTTTGTTGCAGGCTCTCAGTTCTGAAAGTGTATAGTCCTAGGTGCTAGGGTGGAGTAATGGACCCTATTAATTAAAATGAAATCTCTAATCAATTGGAGAAACAAAGGAGTTTCTACGATCTTCAATATCTCGTACCAGAACAATCAAAattccaaattaaaaaaaaactgcatgttcaaaatatgcaGCATAGTCCTATCTCAACCAAACAATTTTCCAGTGATTTGGCTAGCCTCTTGCAAACATGAGTGACTTGCGTGCTATGCTCGAGTAAACTGGTCGCATTTCACAGCCCCCTCCCAGCTGGCTCGAACACTTGAGCCGTAGAACGACTCGGATGGATTCATCCCGACGGAGAGagagtctttttttttaaaagcgagatggagagagagagtcaCAGACTGCAGGTGCAGGATGATGCGTGGCCGCGGATCCGAAACCTGTGGAATGTGGATGCATCCGCAAGAGACGCCTTGCGTGGAGTCGCTCGCAGCGCATGCTCCACAACTCCACATGCCACAGCCGCGGATGcggcaccgcaccgcaccgcacgcGCCCAATCAATTGACTTGTGTCGCCTTCCCAACAAGCCCCCCTCCTGCCcgatcaaacctgccccccTCGTCTTTCTTCGATCTCTCCTCGCGCTTCTCGTATAAAATCTCCTCCAACTCGTCCCCAGCCACAGCCAGGGCGTCGCCCCCCTCGCTCCCTTCCAAACCGCCAAGGCCGACCGCCGGCGCGTCGAAAACTAGGAGCGGGATCCGGTGAAGCCAGCGCTGGCAAAGCACCCACCGGGACAGCCATGGTCTGTTTCTGTCCCCTCCGCGCGATCTCGGCGATTCACATTCACCACAGGTTCGTGACCAAAAGTTTGGTCCTCCTGCCGGTTTCTGGACGGGGAGACGGCGCATGAAGCTTCCATCATCCGGCCACGGAGAGAGCGGATGGccaggcggcagcggcacgcAGCGGGCCGAGCCACGAGACCGCAgttgcgccgccgcggcggagtcCGGCGCCTCGCTGCTGGTGCGCATACGGTGGCACGCGTTAAGCGTGTGCATCGGGCGTCGGCTACTTGGTTTTGGATCCCCCTGGACCTGACGACAATGCTGCGATGCCAGGAAGTGCGAGTCCTGAGTATGTGACCAGGCTTCAGCCAAATCTCGCAGAGTTGCAGGCCCCGGCGGGCAGCGCCTGGGGCTAATCCCAGACCAGGTAAATTCCCCATCCGAGCAACGGGGAAAGCCTCTAGTCTGGTCTTGCCTGCCGGATCCGCACCAACTCCGCGTCTGCTCGCCTGCTCCAACTCTTCATGCTTTGCTTGCTGTTGCATCAAGTCTTTACGCCTAGCCAAGCATGCACATTCGTACTACCTCACCTGCTATCTCCAACTCTTTTCAGCGGCCAGCACCGAACTCTGAAGCAGTTCACTCTTCACATGACCAAAATCCATTTCTATTTTAGGCGTGGTCGTGCGACTGTGCGCACGTACCTTACTTCcccaaagagagagagaaacatgCGCAACTTCGTCAGGTTCAGGCAGGCACACCAGACCCACCAGTCAGGCAGTCAACCAAAGGGAAATGCGCAAAGCACCATTCCATTTTGAGCAATCCCAAATTCCCAATTCCCAAAAGCACCGGAACGGCAAGCACGAACAGTTGAACACATACAAGTTCCGCAGAGGCGCAGACCGTCTCATGATATTTTGCAGTCTTGCACGCCAAAAGGTCATCATAAGGCTACTAGCCTTGGCAGATCTTAGCTGCTGCAAAAGACCCTGCAGCACGCACGAACACTACAACAACAGCATAGCACGCAAAAATATCTAAAGAATATGAACCTCCTGCAGTTACCACGGCACAAGAACCTAACCGATCGTCCCTAATATGCCGCCGTAGAACTGCTATTGTTTCTCCACCTCGTCCACAGCAGGACTTCCATAGTGATGATGGTGATCAGGAGGACGGCCAGGTTGAAACCGTAGCCGATCTTCCACGagttgccggcgccgccgaccttGATCCCGAGGACAATGTTGATCGCAGCAAAGAAGAGCGCCAGCCGGCCTACCCAGTGGTGGTACCAGTTCCAGAATTTGCGGTACTTGGAGTCCTTGTTGGGCCTCAGGAAGATCGCTAGAATCTGAAGAAGTAGACAGATATTTCAGATCTAGTGATCTAGTATGTAGCAAGTTTATGTTGAAAACACTGATGACTTGTAGTATTCTAACATCAGAATAACTAGTTAACTACTGTTGGTGTTCTGAAAATTCAAACCGTTTTGACTTGATACACGTGACATGGTTTCAGCTATGCAGAAGCAGAAAGCACATACCTGCAAGATGCCTAGCACAAGCACAAATATGCCGAGGCCCCTGTGCGCCGGGACGTTGGCTTGGATCTTGCTGTACAATGATACTCCGGCGACAATGCCGGCCAGACCCAGGATGAATCCCACAAACTGGATGCCGGCATGGAGGTAGAACCACAGAGGGTCCCATCTCCTGCAGTACCTTGCGACGATGGCCCCAATTGGCAGGAGCACACCCCACGCGAACAAGTTGAGCGCCCCGTGAGTCCTTTTCAGACCTTCCGGGAAGGATGACGCGCTTGAAGAGCTGCCTGCAAACAAGGAAGTTTATGTTTTTTCGTTAGAAGAAAATGATTTGGTGGTTGACTCGTGAGATCAGAAATGCACCCCTCCACTGACTGTTATTTTGCCAGAGCTATGATTCTCTGATTTCGGAAGAAGAATAGATCACATCAAACTGTTGCACACGCACTTTCTATTGGTTCAAATGACTGCTTGTTTTCACTAAGCAGAACCATTGACCGAAACAGACAGAGATTTCAATCTCCGTCAGAAAACAAAAGGACTGACTGTACACGTTTCTCTTTCCCTAATCTATTGGCATCAGTTAGGTGGCACTAGAATCAAGCAATCAAAAACGGACCTGTGGTGAAATCGAAGGTGATGGAGGTCTTGTCCTGGTGCTCGGAGAGGCGGTCGTTGACGGGGATGGCGGAGCCGAAGGCTAGGAGGACGTTCTGGCGCTTGAGCGGCTCGTTGAACCTGAGCTGGAAGGCGAGGTAGATCTTGGCCTGCTGCACGAGCACGGTGTGGTCGTGGTCGTTGGAGACGAGGATGCCCTTGTCCACGACCACCTGCGAGGGGGTCTTGCCCTGCAGCGAGAACTGCTTGATGTGGGCGACCCCCGTCTTGCCCATCCACCCAACCATGGCGCTCGAGCCCACCATGAGGCCGTTCTTGGAGAACCCCATCCCCACCCACCCCGTGCTGTACATGGTCGACAGCACCACCCGCAGCACATTGTCCTTGTCCTGCGCGTACTGCAGCAGCCGAGGGCAAGAGCAGAGGAGATCCAGTGAGAGTCAGTGGAGTGAGACTGAGAGCGCGCCGCGGCACCGGATCGCCACGGATCTAGAGCGAGGCGGCAAGAAACCGGCGAATCGAAGTACTGGCACGTACCCGGAGCACGAAGCTGTTCCAGACGGGGGCGCAGGCGAGCCCCGAGTAGTTGCGGACAAGCTGGGACGGCAGCTCGTCGTTGCAGGTCTGCGCCGTCACCGCCGGCGCGAGGACGGCGAGCGCCACGAGCAGCGCGCCGACGACGGACGCGCGCCCCGTTCCCATCTCCAGCGTCAGGGAGCCTgagccggcggcgacgtgggAGAAGTGCAGCCTACGCCTCCGTATCAACTGCGACGTGCCAACCACCGCTGTTAGCTTTACTGACCTCTGGAACGAGCTCCTTTAGCTTGGGAGTTGGCTACGGGTTGGTCtgctggtggaggtggtggctgcAAACCTGCAATCTGGATGCAGCTTGCGATTACGCTTATGATATTGGCATGTTGCTAGTGGCGATGAGCTGGTG encodes the following:
- the LOC117858999 gene encoding cytochrome b561 and DOMON domain-containing protein At3g61750 is translated as MGTGRASVVGALLVALAVLAPAVTAQTCNDELPSQLVRNYSGLACAPVWNSFVLRYAQDKDNVLRVVLSTMYSTGWVGMGFSKNGLMVGSSAMVGWMGKTGVAHIKQFSLQGKTPSQVVVDKGILVSNDHDHTVLVQQAKIYLAFQLRFNEPLKRQNVLLAFGSAIPVNDRLSEHQDKTSITFDFTTGSSSSASSFPEGLKRTHGALNLFAWGVLLPIGAIVARYCRRWDPLWFYLHAGIQFVGFILGLAGIVAGVSLYSKIQANVPAHRGLGIFVLVLGILQILAIFLRPNKDSKYRKFWNWYHHWVGRLALFFAAINIVLGIKVGGAGNSWKIGYGFNLAVLLITIITMEVLLWTRWRNNSSSTAAY